One Aphidius gifuensis isolate YNYX2018 linkage group LG5, ASM1490517v1, whole genome shotgun sequence genomic region harbors:
- the LOC122858121 gene encoding glycine receptor subunit alpha-2 isoform X3, with amino-acid sequence MANHFEIGIIAKSKYQFLILIFISYFINNVWSLEFFELLPEDPKLYDKMRPPKKDGQPTTVHFHVTVMGLDSIDENSMTYAADIFFAQTWKDNRLRLPENMTSEYRLLEVDWLKNMWRPDSFFKNAKSVTFQTMTIPNHYLWLYKDKTILYMVKLTLKLSCAMNFLIYPHDTQECKLQMESLSHTTDEMVFQWDPDVPLVVDDNIELPQLQLIKNVTADCTQVYSTGNFTCLEVIFTLKRRLGYYLFHTYVPTCLIVIMSWVSFWIKPEAAPARVTLGVTSLLTLSTQHAKSQASLPPVSYLKAVDAFMSVCTIFVFMALMEYCLVNIVLGDSEAPVVKPPPPKPTTSTSTGVTGDSKLDKIFDIASKENAMLLSGRSQKSTATPPPGPTPAQRARLRALNIDRASRVGFPFLFTALNVTYWIMFWKYV; translated from the exons ATGGCAAATCACTTTGAAATTGGCATTATTGCCAaatcaaaatatcaatttttgattttaatatttatcagctattttataaacaatgt atggagtttagaattttttgaattattaccaGAAGATCCAAAATTATATGACAAAATGAGACCACCAAAAAAAGATGGACAACCAACAACTGTACATTTTCATGTGACTGTTATGGGTCttgattcaattgatgaaaattcaatG ACTTATGcagctgatatttttttcgctCAAACATGGAAGGACAATAGGCTGAGATTACCAGAGAATATGACATCAGAGTAtag attATTAGAAGTTGATTGGCTGAAGAATATGTGGAGACcagattcattttttaaaaatgcaaaatcaGTTACATTTCAAACGATGACAATACCAAATCACTATCTATGGCTGTACAAAGATAAAACAATTCTTTACATGGTCAA ATTGACCCTAAAATTATCGTGtgcaatgaattttttaatttatccacaTGATACACAAGAGTGTAAGCTGCAGATGGAAAGTc TGTCACATACTACGGATGAAATGGTATTCCAGTGGGATCCAGATGTACCACTCGTTGTTGATGATAACATTGAGTTGCCCCAATTGCAACTTATCAAAAATGTCACAGCTGATTGTACACAAGTTTATTCTACAg gtAATTTTACGTGTTTAGAAGTTATTTTTACTCTTAAACGTCGTCTTGgttattatctttttcataCATATGTTCCAACTTGTTTAATTGTCATCATGTCG tggGTATCATTCTGGATAAAACCAGAGGCAGCACCAGCTCGTGTTACTTTGGGTGTAACATCACTACTGACTTTGTCAACTCAACATGCCAAGAGTCAAGCATCATTACCTCCAGTTTCATATCTAAAAGCCGTTGATGCATTTATGTCTGTTTGTacgatatttgtttttatggCTTTGATGGAATATTGTCTTGTTAATATTGTTCTTGGAGACTCTGAAGCACCAGTTGTTAAACCACCACCTCCAAAACCAACTACATCAACATCGACTGGAGTTACTGGTGATTCgaaacttgataaaatatttgatattgcaTCAAAG GAAAATGCAATGCTGTTATCTGGACGTTCACAGAAATCAACAGCTACACCACCACCAGGTCCAACACCAGCTCAACGTGCACGTCTTCGAGCTTTAAATATTGATCGTGCATCAAGAGTAGGATTTCCGTTTCTTTTTACAGCACTTAACGTAACTTATTGGATCATGTTCTGGAAATACGTCTAG
- the LOC122858121 gene encoding glycine receptor subunit alphaZ1 isoform X1: MANHFEIGIIAKSKYQFLILIFISYFINNVWSLEFFELLPEDPKLYDKMRPPKKDGQPTTVHFHVTVMGLDSIDENSMTYAADIFFAQTWKDNRLRLPENMTSEYRLLEVDWLKNMWRPDSFFKNAKSVTFQTMTIPNHYLWLYKDKTILYMVKLTLKLSCAMNFLIYPHDTQECKLQMESLSHTTDEMVFQWDPDVPLVVDDNIELPQLQLIKNVTADCTQVYSTGYLIVLLKITINLSLNYQSSILFFYFSSGNFTCLEVIFTLKRRLGYYLFHTYVPTCLIVIMSWVSFWIKPEAAPARVTLGVTSLLTLSTQHAKSQASLPPVSYLKAVDAFMSVCTIFVFMALMEYCLVNIVLGDSEAPVVKPPPPKPTTSTSTGVTGDSKLDKIFDIASKENAMLLSGRSQKSTATPPPGPTPAQRARLRALNIDRASRVGFPFLFTALNVTYWIMFWKYV, from the exons ATGGCAAATCACTTTGAAATTGGCATTATTGCCAaatcaaaatatcaatttttgattttaatatttatcagctattttataaacaatgt atggagtttagaattttttgaattattaccaGAAGATCCAAAATTATATGACAAAATGAGACCACCAAAAAAAGATGGACAACCAACAACTGTACATTTTCATGTGACTGTTATGGGTCttgattcaattgatgaaaattcaatG ACTTATGcagctgatatttttttcgctCAAACATGGAAGGACAATAGGCTGAGATTACCAGAGAATATGACATCAGAGTAtag attATTAGAAGTTGATTGGCTGAAGAATATGTGGAGACcagattcattttttaaaaatgcaaaatcaGTTACATTTCAAACGATGACAATACCAAATCACTATCTATGGCTGTACAAAGATAAAACAATTCTTTACATGGTCAA ATTGACCCTAAAATTATCGTGtgcaatgaattttttaatttatccacaTGATACACAAGAGTGTAAGCTGCAGATGGAAAGTc TGTCACATACTACGGATGAAATGGTATTCCAGTGGGATCCAGATGTACCACTCGTTGTTGATGATAACATTGAGTTGCCCCAATTGCAACTTATCAAAAATGTCACAGCTGATTGTACACAAGTTTATTCTACAggttatttaattgttttactaAAGATAACTATTAATTTGAGcttaaattatcaatcaagtattttgtttttttatttttcatcaggtAATTTTACGTGTTTAGAAGTTATTTTTACTCTTAAACGTCGTCTTGgttattatctttttcataCATATGTTCCAACTTGTTTAATTGTCATCATGTCG tggGTATCATTCTGGATAAAACCAGAGGCAGCACCAGCTCGTGTTACTTTGGGTGTAACATCACTACTGACTTTGTCAACTCAACATGCCAAGAGTCAAGCATCATTACCTCCAGTTTCATATCTAAAAGCCGTTGATGCATTTATGTCTGTTTGTacgatatttgtttttatggCTTTGATGGAATATTGTCTTGTTAATATTGTTCTTGGAGACTCTGAAGCACCAGTTGTTAAACCACCACCTCCAAAACCAACTACATCAACATCGACTGGAGTTACTGGTGATTCgaaacttgataaaatatttgatattgcaTCAAAG GAAAATGCAATGCTGTTATCTGGACGTTCACAGAAATCAACAGCTACACCACCACCAGGTCCAACACCAGCTCAACGTGCACGTCTTCGAGCTTTAAATATTGATCGTGCATCAAGAGTAGGATTTCCGTTTCTTTTTACAGCACTTAACGTAACTTATTGGATCATGTTCTGGAAATACGTCTAG
- the LOC122858121 gene encoding glycine receptor subunit alpha-2 isoform X2 → MANHFEIGIIAKSKYQFLILIFISYFINNVWSLEFFELLPEDPKLYDKMRPPKKDGQPTTVHFHVTVMGLDSIDENSMTYAADIFFAQTWKDNRLRLPENMTSEYRLLEVDWLKNMWRPDSFFKNAKSVTFQTMTIPNHYLWLYKDKTILYMVKLTLKLSCAMNFLIYPHDTQECKLQMESLSHTTDEMVFQWDPDVPLVVDDNIELPQLQLIKNVTADCTQVYSTGYLIVLLKITINLSLNYQSSILFFYFSSGNFTCLEVIFTLKRRLGYYLFHTYVPTCLIVIMSWVSFWIKPEAAPARVTLGVTSLLTLSTQHAKSQASLPPVSYLKAVDAFMSVCTIFVFMALMEYCLVNIVLGDSEAPVVKPPPPKPTTSTSTGVTGDSKLDKIFDIASKKSTATPPPGPTPAQRARLRALNIDRASRVGFPFLFTALNVTYWIMFWKYV, encoded by the exons ATGGCAAATCACTTTGAAATTGGCATTATTGCCAaatcaaaatatcaatttttgattttaatatttatcagctattttataaacaatgt atggagtttagaattttttgaattattaccaGAAGATCCAAAATTATATGACAAAATGAGACCACCAAAAAAAGATGGACAACCAACAACTGTACATTTTCATGTGACTGTTATGGGTCttgattcaattgatgaaaattcaatG ACTTATGcagctgatatttttttcgctCAAACATGGAAGGACAATAGGCTGAGATTACCAGAGAATATGACATCAGAGTAtag attATTAGAAGTTGATTGGCTGAAGAATATGTGGAGACcagattcattttttaaaaatgcaaaatcaGTTACATTTCAAACGATGACAATACCAAATCACTATCTATGGCTGTACAAAGATAAAACAATTCTTTACATGGTCAA ATTGACCCTAAAATTATCGTGtgcaatgaattttttaatttatccacaTGATACACAAGAGTGTAAGCTGCAGATGGAAAGTc TGTCACATACTACGGATGAAATGGTATTCCAGTGGGATCCAGATGTACCACTCGTTGTTGATGATAACATTGAGTTGCCCCAATTGCAACTTATCAAAAATGTCACAGCTGATTGTACACAAGTTTATTCTACAggttatttaattgttttactaAAGATAACTATTAATTTGAGcttaaattatcaatcaagtattttgtttttttatttttcatcaggtAATTTTACGTGTTTAGAAGTTATTTTTACTCTTAAACGTCGTCTTGgttattatctttttcataCATATGTTCCAACTTGTTTAATTGTCATCATGTCG tggGTATCATTCTGGATAAAACCAGAGGCAGCACCAGCTCGTGTTACTTTGGGTGTAACATCACTACTGACTTTGTCAACTCAACATGCCAAGAGTCAAGCATCATTACCTCCAGTTTCATATCTAAAAGCCGTTGATGCATTTATGTCTGTTTGTacgatatttgtttttatggCTTTGATGGAATATTGTCTTGTTAATATTGTTCTTGGAGACTCTGAAGCACCAGTTGTTAAACCACCACCTCCAAAACCAACTACATCAACATCGACTGGAGTTACTGGTGATTCgaaacttgataaaatatttgatattgcaTCAAAG AAATCAACAGCTACACCACCACCAGGTCCAACACCAGCTCAACGTGCACGTCTTCGAGCTTTAAATATTGATCGTGCATCAAGAGTAGGATTTCCGTTTCTTTTTACAGCACTTAACGTAACTTATTGGATCATGTTCTGGAAATACGTCTAG
- the LOC122858121 gene encoding glycine receptor subunit alpha-2 isoform X4, with amino-acid sequence MANHFEIGIIAKSKYQFLILIFISYFINNVWSLEFFELLPEDPKLYDKMRPPKKDGQPTTVHFHVTVMGLDSIDENSMTYAADIFFAQTWKDNRLRLPENMTSEYRLLEVDWLKNMWRPDSFFKNAKSVTFQTMTIPNHYLWLYKDKTILYMVKLTLKLSCAMNFLIYPHDTQECKLQMESLSHTTDEMVFQWDPDVPLVVDDNIELPQLQLIKNVTADCTQVYSTGNFTCLEVIFTLKRRLGYYLFHTYVPTCLIVIMSWVSFWIKPEAAPARVTLGVTSLLTLSTQHAKSQASLPPVSYLKAVDAFMSVCTIFVFMALMEYCLVNIVLGDSEAPVVKPPPPKPTTSTSTGVTGDSKLDKIFDIASKKSTATPPPGPTPAQRARLRALNIDRASRVGFPFLFTALNVTYWIMFWKYV; translated from the exons ATGGCAAATCACTTTGAAATTGGCATTATTGCCAaatcaaaatatcaatttttgattttaatatttatcagctattttataaacaatgt atggagtttagaattttttgaattattaccaGAAGATCCAAAATTATATGACAAAATGAGACCACCAAAAAAAGATGGACAACCAACAACTGTACATTTTCATGTGACTGTTATGGGTCttgattcaattgatgaaaattcaatG ACTTATGcagctgatatttttttcgctCAAACATGGAAGGACAATAGGCTGAGATTACCAGAGAATATGACATCAGAGTAtag attATTAGAAGTTGATTGGCTGAAGAATATGTGGAGACcagattcattttttaaaaatgcaaaatcaGTTACATTTCAAACGATGACAATACCAAATCACTATCTATGGCTGTACAAAGATAAAACAATTCTTTACATGGTCAA ATTGACCCTAAAATTATCGTGtgcaatgaattttttaatttatccacaTGATACACAAGAGTGTAAGCTGCAGATGGAAAGTc TGTCACATACTACGGATGAAATGGTATTCCAGTGGGATCCAGATGTACCACTCGTTGTTGATGATAACATTGAGTTGCCCCAATTGCAACTTATCAAAAATGTCACAGCTGATTGTACACAAGTTTATTCTACAg gtAATTTTACGTGTTTAGAAGTTATTTTTACTCTTAAACGTCGTCTTGgttattatctttttcataCATATGTTCCAACTTGTTTAATTGTCATCATGTCG tggGTATCATTCTGGATAAAACCAGAGGCAGCACCAGCTCGTGTTACTTTGGGTGTAACATCACTACTGACTTTGTCAACTCAACATGCCAAGAGTCAAGCATCATTACCTCCAGTTTCATATCTAAAAGCCGTTGATGCATTTATGTCTGTTTGTacgatatttgtttttatggCTTTGATGGAATATTGTCTTGTTAATATTGTTCTTGGAGACTCTGAAGCACCAGTTGTTAAACCACCACCTCCAAAACCAACTACATCAACATCGACTGGAGTTACTGGTGATTCgaaacttgataaaatatttgatattgcaTCAAAG AAATCAACAGCTACACCACCACCAGGTCCAACACCAGCTCAACGTGCACGTCTTCGAGCTTTAAATATTGATCGTGCATCAAGAGTAGGATTTCCGTTTCTTTTTACAGCACTTAACGTAACTTATTGGATCATGTTCTGGAAATACGTCTAG
- the LOC122858121 gene encoding glycine receptor subunit alpha-2 isoform X5 yields the protein MTSEYRLLEVDWLKNMWRPDSFFKNAKSVTFQTMTIPNHYLWLYKDKTILYMVKLTLKLSCAMNFLIYPHDTQECKLQMESLSHTTDEMVFQWDPDVPLVVDDNIELPQLQLIKNVTADCTQVYSTGYLIVLLKITINLSLNYQSSILFFYFSSGNFTCLEVIFTLKRRLGYYLFHTYVPTCLIVIMSWVSFWIKPEAAPARVTLGVTSLLTLSTQHAKSQASLPPVSYLKAVDAFMSVCTIFVFMALMEYCLVNIVLGDSEAPVVKPPPPKPTTSTSTGVTGDSKLDKIFDIASKENAMLLSGRSQKSTATPPPGPTPAQRARLRALNIDRASRVGFPFLFTALNVTYWIMFWKYV from the exons ATGACATCAGAGTAtag attATTAGAAGTTGATTGGCTGAAGAATATGTGGAGACcagattcattttttaaaaatgcaaaatcaGTTACATTTCAAACGATGACAATACCAAATCACTATCTATGGCTGTACAAAGATAAAACAATTCTTTACATGGTCAA ATTGACCCTAAAATTATCGTGtgcaatgaattttttaatttatccacaTGATACACAAGAGTGTAAGCTGCAGATGGAAAGTc TGTCACATACTACGGATGAAATGGTATTCCAGTGGGATCCAGATGTACCACTCGTTGTTGATGATAACATTGAGTTGCCCCAATTGCAACTTATCAAAAATGTCACAGCTGATTGTACACAAGTTTATTCTACAggttatttaattgttttactaAAGATAACTATTAATTTGAGcttaaattatcaatcaagtattttgtttttttatttttcatcaggtAATTTTACGTGTTTAGAAGTTATTTTTACTCTTAAACGTCGTCTTGgttattatctttttcataCATATGTTCCAACTTGTTTAATTGTCATCATGTCG tggGTATCATTCTGGATAAAACCAGAGGCAGCACCAGCTCGTGTTACTTTGGGTGTAACATCACTACTGACTTTGTCAACTCAACATGCCAAGAGTCAAGCATCATTACCTCCAGTTTCATATCTAAAAGCCGTTGATGCATTTATGTCTGTTTGTacgatatttgtttttatggCTTTGATGGAATATTGTCTTGTTAATATTGTTCTTGGAGACTCTGAAGCACCAGTTGTTAAACCACCACCTCCAAAACCAACTACATCAACATCGACTGGAGTTACTGGTGATTCgaaacttgataaaatatttgatattgcaTCAAAG GAAAATGCAATGCTGTTATCTGGACGTTCACAGAAATCAACAGCTACACCACCACCAGGTCCAACACCAGCTCAACGTGCACGTCTTCGAGCTTTAAATATTGATCGTGCATCAAGAGTAGGATTTCCGTTTCTTTTTACAGCACTTAACGTAACTTATTGGATCATGTTCTGGAAATACGTCTAG
- the LOC122858129 gene encoding odorant receptor 13a-like, giving the protein MRTSYSNAAVHRRIADASILGMKFSGFWNFSNNPNTIEKLFNLIYKLMMKLIIYTFATTLVADLISNTDDLKIFIDDGCFFAGIFVIIFKLTTFGIYENNINELIEKIFKPIDYLKNLNDKDVTTLINENIFFERCTAYGFASLAVCLLITMIFFGNHKDGELPIRAKYPFNSTEGINYTTAFTIQATGVTMGLAGIMAMDTIVLGLCRWTKFQFDVLYSNFQHCGDDIANSKKQQQKKLINNDKTGHNNSEIFKNFVAFNSNENHHLGFSERFKICIKNHQRLIGIIESVNNLFGLNMFVQICGSSFIICFAGYQALLGSNGMGDLMKFSCYCGTGFSQLFIWSYFGNNLLCQGDLLSDGQWFSGWEKQNSRDLKNLLTIPMIRTRKPLELKAMNFFTMSIETFMMILRASYSIFTLLRTMEMK; this is encoded by the exons ATGAGAACAAGTTATTCAAATGCAGCAGTTCATCGTAGAATTGCTGATGCTTCAATACTCGGAATGAA attttctggattttggaatttttcaaataacccaaatacaattgaaaaattatttaatttaatttataagctcatgatgaaattaattatttatacttttgcAACAACACTTGTTGCTGATTTAATATCAAACACAGATGatcttaaaatatttattgatgatggaTGTTTTTTTGCtggtatttttgttataatatttaaattaacaacatttggaatttatgaaaataatatcaatgaattaattgagaaaatttttaaaccaattgattatcttaaaaatctcaatg ATAAAGATGTGACaactttaataaatgaaaatattttttttgaacgtTGTACTGCATATGGCTTCGCAAGTCTTGCAGTATGTTTACtaataacaatgattttttttggcaatcATAAAGACGGTGAATTGCCAATAAGAGCAAAATATCCCTTTAATTCAACTGAGGGAATAAATTATACTACTGCATTTACAATTCAAGCCACTGGTGTTACAATGGGACTAGCTGGAATAATGGCCATGGACACAATTGTCCTTGGTTTATGTAGATGgacaaaatttcaatttgatgTACTCTATTCAAATTTTCAACACTGTGGAGATGATATTGCTAATTCAAAAAaacagcaacaaaaaaaattaattaataatgataaaactgGACATAATAATTctgagatatttaaaaattttgttgcttttaattcaaatgaaaatcatCATCTAGGTTTTAGtgaaagatttaaaatttgtattaaaaatcatcaaagacttattggaattattgaaagtgttaataatttatttggcttAAATATGTTTGTACAAATTTGTGGAAgttcatttatcatttgttttgcTGGTTATCAAGCTTTGTTg ggATCAAATGGCATGGGggatttgatgaaattttcttGCTATTGTGGTACTGGTTTTTCTCAGCTATTTATCTGGAGTTATTTTGGCAACAATTTACTGTGTCaa gGTGATTTATTGTCAGACGGTCAATGGTTTTCCGGAtgggaaaaacaaaattctcgtgatttaaaaaatttattaactataCCAATGATTCGAACGAGAAAACCTCTTGAACTTAAagctatgaatttttttactatgtcAATAGAAACTTTTATGATG atTTTACGTGCttcttattcaatttttactcTTTTACGAACAATGGAaatgaaataa